Proteins encoded within one genomic window of Brenneria nigrifluens DSM 30175 = ATCC 13028:
- a CDS encoding MmgE/PrpD family protein produces MTISALPPITSRLTAFASQLTPEAIPAALRQKMALHFIDSLGCGIAGADSRVARDSARVIRAQYAPGAGIALDGGTPLSPVGAAFLNAAAINALDYDDGYEVAGRGMGHPGATLVAAALAAVGPRPIGGRALIRALTAAYEINGRVILSQQPSSERFQQVYGVCQHESLGAAVAYGLLTGCDADGLENALGLAASLTPLPSLHKYNWRQRPLVSFKDYNAPAAEAGVRAVELHYGGIVGPRDVLAGEQGFWRMMGSDRFDESLLIGELGEQWLARHASFKAYPVCRWLHTALESYERLPPHLVTPQLVERVQVTGSQTLASCFADARPLNATDAQFSLPVALACLAYDVPRHRWSDEETLADPRILAFADKVEIGVDPELNRLMLQQRRPVSRVEVVVGGRTLSGARIDFPLGCAQHPLSEALVLDKFARNLSARAAPPVIDAAIAALSELERCADIGAIIAPLLETR; encoded by the coding sequence ATGACCATATCCGCGTTGCCGCCTATCACCTCACGCCTGACCGCCTTTGCCAGCCAACTGACGCCGGAGGCGATCCCCGCCGCGCTGCGGCAAAAAATGGCGCTGCATTTTATCGATAGCCTGGGCTGCGGTATTGCCGGGGCCGACAGCCGCGTGGCGCGCGACAGCGCCCGCGTTATCCGCGCCCAGTACGCGCCGGGCGCCGGCATCGCGCTGGATGGCGGCACGCCGTTGTCGCCGGTGGGGGCGGCGTTTCTCAATGCCGCGGCGATCAACGCGCTGGATTATGATGACGGCTATGAGGTGGCGGGGCGGGGGATGGGACATCCCGGCGCGACGCTGGTCGCGGCGGCGCTGGCCGCCGTGGGGCCGCGGCCGATCGGCGGTCGGGCGCTGATTCGGGCGCTGACCGCCGCCTACGAGATCAACGGCCGGGTGATCCTGTCGCAACAGCCGAGCAGCGAACGTTTTCAGCAGGTTTACGGCGTTTGTCAGCATGAATCGCTGGGGGCCGCCGTCGCCTATGGCCTGCTTACCGGCTGCGACGCCGACGGGCTGGAAAACGCGCTCGGTCTGGCCGCATCGCTGACGCCGTTGCCCAGCCTGCATAAGTACAACTGGCGGCAGCGGCCGCTGGTGTCGTTTAAAGACTACAATGCGCCCGCCGCGGAGGCGGGGGTGCGCGCCGTCGAACTGCACTACGGCGGCATTGTCGGCCCGCGCGACGTGCTGGCCGGCGAGCAGGGCTTCTGGCGCATGATGGGGTCCGACCGCTTTGACGAGTCGCTGTTGATCGGCGAACTGGGCGAGCAGTGGCTGGCGCGACACGCCAGTTTCAAAGCCTATCCGGTCTGCCGCTGGCTCCATACGGCGCTGGAGTCGTACGAGCGCCTGCCGCCGCACCTCGTGACGCCCCAGTTGGTTGAGCGCGTTCAGGTGACGGGCAGCCAGACGCTGGCGTCCTGCTTTGCCGACGCGCGACCGCTTAACGCCACCGATGCTCAGTTCAGCCTGCCCGTGGCGCTGGCCTGTCTGGCATACGACGTGCCGCGCCACCGCTGGAGCGACGAAGAGACATTGGCCGACCCGCGGATACTGGCGTTTGCCGATAAGGTGGAGATTGGCGTGGACCCGGAACTGAACCGCCTGATGTTACAGCAGCGGCGGCCGGTATCGCGCGTGGAGGTGGTGGTCGGCGGCAGAACGCTGAGCGGGGCGCGCATCGACTTTCCGCTCGGCTGCGCGCAGCATCCGTTGTCGGAAGCGCTGGTGCTGGACAAGTTTGCGCGCAACCTGTCGGCGCGCGCCGCGCCGCCGGTGATTGACGCGGCTATCGCGGCCCTGTCCGAGCTTGAACGCTGTGCGGATATCGGGGCGATTATCGCCCCGTTGCTGGAAACGCGCTAG
- a CDS encoding transporter substrate-binding domain-containing protein, protein MKFSLHQVLMALTLVTAPFFSQAAETSTWQHIKQTGELRIGVAQGEPWYFKDPATGQWDGIGYNVGKDLAKELGVKLVPVETTWGNAIAALQTGQIDTMLVLDPTDERKKAVDFPDQPFFWYAQGVLVRDGIEVANWDDLNRADIKIGVTLGSSPDLILTKRLPKVQLVRFTNMDEGVAAFYAGRVDALSYFHPALALQQAKVGKGNLILPKPIVSVSTSGAIRKESDPTFRQFLNDAFAKLYTSGKTQQYYEQALTLRGVDVSKVPSVIKEEWK, encoded by the coding sequence ATGAAATTTTCACTTCACCAGGTATTGATGGCGCTGACGCTGGTCACCGCCCCTTTTTTCAGTCAGGCGGCGGAAACGTCAACCTGGCAGCATATAAAACAAACCGGCGAACTGCGCATCGGGGTGGCGCAGGGAGAGCCCTGGTATTTCAAAGATCCGGCCACCGGCCAATGGGATGGTATCGGCTATAACGTGGGTAAAGATCTGGCAAAGGAGCTGGGCGTCAAGCTGGTGCCGGTGGAGACCACCTGGGGTAATGCGATTGCCGCGCTGCAAACCGGCCAGATCGATACCATGCTGGTGCTGGATCCGACGGATGAGCGCAAAAAAGCGGTCGATTTCCCGGATCAGCCGTTCTTCTGGTATGCGCAGGGCGTGCTGGTGCGCGACGGCATCGAGGTCGCCAATTGGGACGATCTCAACCGGGCGGACATTAAAATCGGCGTCACCCTCGGCTCCAGCCCGGACCTGATTCTGACCAAACGGCTGCCGAAGGTACAGCTGGTACGCTTCACCAATATGGATGAAGGCGTCGCCGCCTTCTACGCCGGCCGGGTGGACGCCCTCTCCTATTTCCATCCGGCGCTGGCGCTGCAACAGGCCAAAGTGGGCAAAGGCAACCTGATCCTGCCTAAGCCGATTGTCTCCGTCAGTACCAGCGGCGCCATCCGCAAAGAGTCCGACCCGACATTCCGTCAATTCCTCAACGATGCCTTCGCCAAACTGTATACCTCGGGTAAAACCCAGCAGTATTACGAGCAGGCGCTGACGCTGCGCGGCGTCGACGTCAGCAAAGTGCCGTCGGTAATCAAAGAGGAGTGGAAGTAA
- a CDS encoding isopenicillin N synthase family dioxygenase, whose protein sequence is MSTITSLPILDLSQLDGNAEHRAAFLAKLNRAARDVGFFYLAHHGVSDALQQRVQQLAREFFSLPDEEKQRVAMIHSPHFRGYNRAGSELTRNQPDWREQFDIGAERPALSLLGDDPAWRRLQGPNLWPAALPELKTTLLQWQQEMTRMSLRLLRAFAEALELPVTAFDALYGEKPNEHIKLIRYPAQPNDGGRQGVGSHKDSGFLSFLLQDNQQGLQVEIESGRWIDALPLAGSFVVNIGELLELASNGYLRATVHRVVSPPPGRERLSIAFFLGAQLDAVVPVYRLADHLAAKALGPASDPHNPLLRDVGWNYLKGRLRSHPDVAARYYADVLAAKETITT, encoded by the coding sequence ATGAGCACCATCACATCCTTACCGATACTCGACCTATCGCAGCTTGACGGCAACGCCGAACATCGGGCCGCTTTTCTGGCAAAACTGAACCGCGCCGCCCGGGACGTCGGTTTTTTCTATCTGGCCCATCATGGCGTCAGCGACGCGCTGCAACAGCGGGTACAGCAGCTGGCGCGGGAATTTTTCTCCCTGCCGGACGAAGAGAAACAGCGCGTGGCCATGATTCACTCCCCCCATTTTCGCGGCTATAACCGCGCCGGTTCGGAGTTGACGCGCAACCAGCCGGACTGGCGCGAGCAATTTGATATCGGCGCGGAACGTCCCGCGCTGTCGCTGCTGGGGGACGACCCCGCCTGGCGGCGGCTGCAAGGCCCCAATCTGTGGCCCGCGGCGCTTCCCGAACTGAAAACCACGCTGCTGCAGTGGCAACAGGAGATGACGCGCATGTCGTTGCGCCTGCTGCGGGCGTTCGCCGAAGCGCTGGAGTTGCCGGTCACCGCGTTTGATGCGCTATATGGTGAAAAACCCAATGAGCATATCAAGCTGATCCGCTATCCCGCTCAGCCGAATGACGGCGGCCGGCAAGGCGTCGGTTCCCATAAGGATTCCGGTTTTCTGAGCTTTTTATTGCAAGATAACCAGCAGGGGCTTCAGGTGGAAATAGAGTCCGGACGCTGGATCGACGCGCTGCCGCTGGCCGGCTCTTTTGTCGTCAATATCGGCGAACTGCTGGAACTGGCGAGTAACGGCTATCTGCGGGCGACGGTGCATCGGGTGGTTTCGCCGCCGCCGGGCCGGGAACGCCTCTCCATCGCCTTTTTCCTCGGCGCCCAATTGGATGCCGTGGTGCCGGTCTACCGCTTAGCCGACCACCTCGCCGCCAAGGCGCTGGGGCCGGCCAGCGATCCGCATAATCCCCTGTTGCGCGACGTAGGCTGGAATTACCTCAAGGGGCGGTTGCGTTCCCATCCTGATGTCGCCGCGCGTTATTACGCGGACGTTTTAGCCGCCAAAGAAACCATAACAACCTAA
- a CDS encoding PqiC family protein, whose product MISSVRLSLPAGVLLLAGCVVSTAPHYYTLLPSQTDTAAASAPAPFAIALLPVGVPVQIDQPQLVVRQGDSGLVVLDDARWLSPLSDEIRTALSSELVQRLGAQDVSGLARQEGKPVVKIHLQVRRFDVWPNQYVKFAADWSLGFADRPRLVCGSQLTENTAGDAADTVLAQQRVIARLAAQIAANVRNQTAGRQGGCI is encoded by the coding sequence ATGATCTCTTCCGTCCGCTTGTCCCTGCCGGCCGGCGTATTGCTGCTGGCGGGGTGCGTCGTTTCCACCGCGCCGCATTACTACACGCTGCTGCCGTCACAGACCGACACGGCCGCAGCCTCTGCGCCCGCCCCATTCGCCATCGCGCTACTGCCGGTGGGCGTTCCGGTGCAGATTGACCAGCCCCAGTTGGTGGTGCGCCAGGGCGACAGCGGGCTGGTGGTACTCGACGACGCGCGCTGGCTAAGCCCGCTAAGCGACGAGATCCGCACCGCGCTCTCCAGCGAACTGGTTCAGCGCCTGGGCGCGCAGGATGTTTCCGGCCTGGCGCGTCAGGAAGGGAAACCGGTGGTGAAAATTCACCTCCAAGTGCGTCGTTTCGACGTCTGGCCCAACCAATACGTGAAGTTTGCCGCGGACTGGAGCCTAGGATTTGCCGACCGCCCCCGATTGGTATGCGGCAGCCAACTGACGGAAAATACCGCCGGCGACGCTGCGGACACCGTGCTGGCACAGCAACGGGTGATCGCCCGGCTGGCGGCGCAGATAGCCGCCAACGTGCGAAATCAGACCGCAGGTCGCCAGGGGGGCTGTATCTGA
- a CDS encoding intermembrane transport protein PqiB yields MPTKNEQALTPEEPIIIRRRWRGSLIWLMPAVAALLGIAMLIHAWMSQGPEITITFQTASGLEAGKTAVKYKDVTVGIVESIALSDNSSRVVATVSLNNNAKDLARSDTRFWVVRPRVGAGGVSGIDTLLSGAYIGVDKGTAVQSAREFVGLENPPAIINGMPGRRFKVLTDDLGSLDIGSPVYYRRVQVGRIVSYQLADDGRSVNLHIFVDAPYDRFVTQDTHFWNASGIDVSLGADGFRLKTQTMTSIIAGGIAFASADYGQNSPPAADQATFTLAKDPESAMAAPDGEPIVFKLRFEQSLRGLAIGAPVEFSSIKVGRVASISLDYSQSGYRFPTLVGIEVYPNRLGAVLEKLPKAEKDTRRQTALFVRDMVAHGLRAQARAGNLLTGQLYVSLDFVPQAAKVPFEVNAWPLMIPTVNSGFEQLQEQLASIVSKVDKMPLESIGHNLDNALADFDKTLRLLNSQTLPEANRALRQTGQLLAATQDLLAEDAPMMLNLEQTLQEMRRAMRSLRVFSDLLERHPEALLRGRPATPAAAERAAFSPQGTKK; encoded by the coding sequence ATGCCGACCAAAAATGAACAAGCGCTGACGCCCGAGGAACCGATCATTATCCGCCGCCGCTGGCGAGGATCGCTTATCTGGCTGATGCCGGCCGTCGCCGCGCTGCTCGGCATAGCCATGCTTATCCACGCGTGGATGTCCCAGGGGCCTGAAATCACCATCACCTTTCAGACCGCATCCGGACTTGAAGCGGGCAAAACCGCGGTTAAATACAAAGACGTCACGGTCGGCATCGTCGAGTCGATCGCGCTGAGCGACAACAGTTCACGCGTCGTCGCCACCGTGTCGTTGAACAACAATGCCAAAGACCTCGCCCGCTCCGATACCCGTTTCTGGGTGGTTCGCCCGCGCGTCGGCGCCGGCGGCGTAAGCGGTATCGATACCCTGCTTTCCGGGGCCTACATCGGCGTGGACAAAGGCACCGCGGTTCAGTCCGCCAGGGAATTCGTCGGACTGGAAAACCCGCCGGCGATAATTAACGGTATGCCAGGCCGTCGCTTCAAGGTACTGACGGATGATTTGGGTTCGCTGGATATCGGCTCCCCGGTCTACTACCGCCGCGTTCAGGTCGGACGCATCGTCTCTTATCAGCTCGCGGATGACGGCCGCAGCGTCAATCTACACATTTTTGTCGACGCCCCCTATGACCGTTTCGTCACCCAGGATACCCATTTCTGGAACGCCAGCGGCATTGACGTCTCGCTCGGGGCAGACGGCTTCCGGCTAAAAACGCAGACCATGACCTCCATCATCGCCGGCGGCATCGCTTTCGCCTCTGCCGATTACGGGCAAAATAGCCCTCCCGCCGCCGATCAGGCGACGTTCACGCTGGCGAAAGACCCCGAATCCGCCATGGCCGCGCCGGACGGGGAACCGATTGTATTTAAATTACGCTTTGAACAATCGCTGCGCGGTTTGGCCATCGGCGCTCCCGTCGAATTCTCCAGCATCAAGGTCGGCCGGGTGGCCTCCATCTCCCTGGACTATAGCCAGTCCGGCTATCGCTTCCCTACCCTGGTAGGCATCGAAGTTTATCCCAACCGGCTGGGAGCAGTGCTGGAAAAATTGCCCAAGGCGGAAAAAGATACCCGGAGACAGACGGCGCTATTCGTACGCGATATGGTGGCGCACGGTCTGCGCGCCCAGGCCCGCGCCGGTAATCTGCTGACCGGGCAGCTCTATGTCTCGCTTGATTTTGTCCCGCAGGCGGCAAAGGTTCCCTTTGAGGTCAACGCCTGGCCGCTGATGATCCCGACGGTCAACAGCGGATTCGAACAGTTGCAGGAACAGCTTGCCAGTATCGTCAGCAAGGTCGACAAAATGCCGCTGGAATCCATCGGGCATAATCTGGATAACGCCCTCGCCGATTTTGATAAAACCCTGCGGCTGCTCAACAGCCAGACCCTGCCGGAAGCGAACCGCGCGCTGCGCCAGACCGGTCAGCTGCTTGCCGCCACGCAGGATCTGCTGGCGGAGGATGCGCCCATGATGCTCAACCTGGAGCAGACATTGCAGGAAATGCGGCGCGCCATGCGCTCGCTGCGGGTGTTCTCCGACCTGCTCGAACGCCATCCGGAAGCGCTGCTGCGCGGCCGTCCGGCAACCCCGGCGGCGGCGGAGCGCGCCGCCTTCTCTCCCCAAGGAACGAAAAAATGA
- a CDS encoding paraquat-inducible protein A, with the protein MSQLSRARQMGIIGCHTCGLACRDTHAGLQPSLCPRCLSPLRYRRAAGHRLSLALLLTAIILYIPANVLPVMYSTLLGRGGDSTITGGIIDFWQSGSYGIALLIFVASVVVPGTKFLALGLLLLTSAYHSRWAMRERAALYRLTEVIGYWSMLDVVVVAIVSALVKFNALSEVEPRSGILFFGLVVIFTMLSAMSYDPRLIWDGENDADQK; encoded by the coding sequence ATGAGCCAACTTTCCCGCGCGAGGCAAATGGGCATAATCGGCTGTCACACCTGCGGGCTGGCGTGCCGGGATACGCACGCCGGATTGCAGCCATCCCTCTGCCCGCGCTGCCTCTCTCCCCTGCGCTATCGGCGCGCCGCCGGCCATCGGCTGTCTCTGGCCCTGCTGCTCACGGCGATAATCCTCTACATTCCCGCCAACGTGCTGCCGGTGATGTACAGCACGCTGCTCGGCAGAGGCGGCGACAGCACCATCACCGGCGGCATCATCGACTTCTGGCAGTCGGGTTCCTACGGCATCGCGCTGCTTATCTTTGTCGCCAGCGTCGTCGTTCCCGGCACCAAGTTTTTGGCGCTCGGGCTGCTATTGCTCACCTCGGCCTATCACAGCCGCTGGGCCATGCGCGAGCGCGCCGCGCTCTACCGCCTGACGGAAGTGATCGGCTACTGGTCGATGCTCGACGTGGTGGTGGTGGCCATCGTCTCCGCGCTGGTCAAATTTAACGCCTTAAGTGAAGTGGAGCCGCGCAGCGGCATCCTGTTTTTCGGACTGGTGGTGATTTTCACCATGCTGTCCGCCATGAGTTACGACCCGCGACTAATCTGGGATGGTGAGAACGATGCCGACCAAAAATGA
- a CDS encoding paraquat-inducible protein A, producing the protein MKTFPDLVICRHCDSVYHRRILAAGAEARCRRCGFTLYRAGPAAFERWLALTITAGIAFIIANVCPILQVSLYGLRNEVTLWQCVAALSHGATLPLAVCAFLLLMLAPCLQIALLGWILVFARRDRTAPGFIPAMKMLRWLRPWSMIEVGMLGLMVAAVKLDGFLQVASGAGSWAMAALMFLIAIICHQDTHALWELASRRRRAGAIA; encoded by the coding sequence ATGAAAACCTTTCCCGACCTGGTGATCTGCCGACACTGCGACAGCGTATACCACCGCCGGATACTAGCCGCGGGCGCCGAAGCCCGCTGCCGTCGCTGCGGTTTTACGCTGTACCGCGCCGGCCCGGCGGCGTTCGAACGCTGGCTGGCGCTGACGATAACCGCGGGAATCGCCTTCATTATCGCCAACGTATGCCCGATATTGCAGGTCAGCCTGTACGGTCTGCGCAACGAGGTCACGCTCTGGCAGTGCGTCGCCGCCCTGTCTCACGGCGCCACCTTGCCGCTGGCCGTCTGCGCCTTTCTGCTGTTGATGCTGGCGCCATGTCTGCAAATTGCCCTCCTCGGATGGATACTGGTCTTTGCGCGTCGCGACCGGACGGCGCCCGGTTTTATTCCCGCCATGAAGATGCTCCGCTGGCTGCGGCCGTGGAGCATGATAGAAGTGGGGATGCTGGGGCTGATGGTCGCCGCGGTCAAACTCGACGGTTTTTTGCAGGTTGCCTCCGGCGCCGGCAGTTGGGCTATGGCGGCGCTGATGTTTCTGATCGCCATCATCTGCCATCAGGATACGCACGCGCTGTGGGAACTGGCATCCCGGCGGCGGCGCGCCGGAGCCATAGCATGA
- a CDS encoding DUF3313 domain-containing protein, protein MNLSTKAFRSAILTLGIALAGCAGTQPALYSGIDSSPQLRPNSGDESDRIPYRYATPVDWKQYANVIIEPVVIYQGADNQFDDIEQEDRQALALYMQNTFINTLKTRFQQVNTAAPHTLRIKLTLTGAETTTQVAGTVTKFDLAGGPYNIVQSIRGKQGMLGGSVSYAVEIYDAQTNRLLNAYVAKQYPNALNVGATIGSLSAAEVGIDKGAEELLDMLK, encoded by the coding sequence ATGAACCTTTCCACCAAAGCATTTCGATCGGCAATTCTGACCCTGGGCATCGCTTTAGCCGGATGCGCCGGAACGCAACCCGCCCTTTACTCGGGCATCGACTCCTCACCGCAGCTACGCCCGAACAGCGGCGACGAATCTGACCGCATTCCGTACCGTTATGCTACGCCGGTGGACTGGAAGCAATACGCAAACGTCATTATCGAGCCCGTGGTCATCTACCAGGGCGCCGATAACCAGTTTGACGACATAGAGCAGGAAGATCGTCAGGCGCTGGCCCTGTATATGCAGAACACCTTTATCAACACCCTGAAAACCCGTTTCCAACAGGTCAATACCGCGGCGCCGCATACCCTGCGCATCAAGCTGACTCTGACCGGCGCGGAAACCACCACGCAGGTGGCGGGCACCGTCACCAAGTTCGATTTGGCGGGCGGTCCCTATAATATCGTGCAGTCCATTCGCGGCAAGCAAGGCATGCTGGGCGGTTCGGTGAGTTATGCGGTGGAAATTTACGACGCGCAGACCAATCGCCTGCTCAACGCCTACGTCGCCAAGCAATATCCGAACGCGCTTAACGTCGGCGCCACCATTGGTTCGTTAAGCGCCGCCGAGGTAGGGATTGATAAAGGCGCGGAAGAGCTGCTCGATATGCTCAAGTAG
- a CDS encoding TetR/AcrR family transcriptional regulator, giving the protein MKVRTQARREAIIEVAAKLFQEMGYERASMNELAKRLGGSKATLYSYFSSKEELFVAVVRAVTTVHLSDAVAELAAQPGEKLSLETSLMRFGERMLCVLTNDGSAIAVYRMVVAEAGRSNIGMLFYQSGPTECIDVLTMLMTEAMQRGELRAADARVRALQYLALITAESEVRLYQCDPDPLDTEEIHQMVKRAVDLFLAGAAAH; this is encoded by the coding sequence ATGAAAGTACGGACGCAGGCTCGTCGCGAAGCTATCATTGAGGTCGCCGCCAAACTCTTCCAGGAGATGGGCTATGAACGCGCGTCAATGAATGAACTGGCAAAACGGCTTGGCGGCTCAAAAGCAACGTTGTATAGCTATTTTTCCTCCAAGGAGGAGCTTTTCGTTGCCGTTGTCCGCGCCGTTACCACCGTGCATTTGTCTGATGCCGTTGCCGAGTTGGCGGCGCAGCCGGGCGAAAAGCTATCCCTTGAAACCTCGCTGATGCGTTTCGGCGAGCGTATGCTGTGCGTGTTAACTAACGACGGCAGCGCGATAGCGGTTTATCGTATGGTGGTGGCGGAAGCGGGGCGCTCGAACATCGGCATGTTGTTTTACCAGTCCGGGCCGACCGAGTGTATCGACGTGCTGACCATGCTGATGACGGAAGCGATGCAACGCGGCGAACTGCGTGCGGCGGATGCGCGCGTCAGAGCGTTGCAATATCTGGCGCTGATTACCGCGGAGTCGGAAGTGCGTCTCTACCAGTGCGATCCTGATCCGCTGGATACTGAAGAAATTCACCAGATGGTCAAACGCGCGGTGGATCTGTTTCTTGCCGGAGCGGCGGCCCATTAA